ATTTTCCCTCATCTGCATTAAAGCCTTCATTCAAGtcaaattcaacttttgcatctGTATCTGTACCACCTGTAACAGGAGCATCTCTAGTGGCTGATGTCCCTTCCACTTCATCTACCTCTTCGCCGGTCAAATTAGACCCCCTTGGCCACATAGGCTGCTCTGTTTCCATTACAGTAGGTGATACACAAGGAGATGGTCCAGCACATGGTTCATTACCCTTATGATCTTCTAAATTCTCCTCCACATGCTCACCTTTCTGAGCATTGACAGCTGAACCAACAACAAATACAACTAATTACCAATTGATGAATGTAAactaaattggaaaagaaaaaggacttgAATTGATGTGTActtcatatttaattatgagAACAATAAGAGAAGCATTACTTTCCCATTCACCTGCATTACTAGGAGTATCACTCTCAACATCCTTCTCAGACTTCACCTCATCAACATTTTCCAGAACCGTATTTTTACCAAAACCAGGAGGCGAAGTTTCTGTCACTGTTCCATTGATGGAATGTCCAACTACTGGTGACTTCTGATGAGTCTGTGAACTTCTTTCCAAACCTTCAAGGACATTTTTCTTCTTGTCAGCATCAACTTCAACAGAAGGTACAGATGAAGATCCTAGAACTTCTTTCTCAACTTTTACAAATGGATCTATGACCTTATCTTCATTAGCCACAGAAGAACACCCTTTTTGTTTAGTACCCAAACTGCTATCACCATCCACTCCACCTGCCTTTTTCTCCAGATGCTCTTTGCAATCTCCAATATCAGTAGTTTTCTCAGCAGTGCTTGCAGAGGGCAAATTGATTAAAGCGGTGGTtacattttcctttaatttatcattttcaagACATGGGTCTGCAGTGTACAGAATGCTTAAAGACGTTAAATGTTCATTCAGCTCTCTAGATTTTTCTAGAGAGGAACCAATCTTGTTGTCCGCATTCTTAGCCCATGAATTACCACCAACTGCCTGCTTCAGATGCTCATCATCGGCACCTTCAACAGACTGATTTTGATCTCGAACAACCTCATCCCCAGACGAAGGTTTTAGTTTTGTATCATTGCCTGTGTCAGAGAGCACAACAAAAGGGGCCTTTCTTTGTGGAGATTCTATCAGTGAAGCTACATCGACTCCAGTAGCCACACTAGCAAGCAGATTCATTCCAGCATCATCTCCAACAGGCATGCACACATTTGATTCAGAGAACTTGACACAACTATCAATTAGAGCATTTATGGAGCTGAAAGAAGGCTCCAGCACTTTCCCTGATTTATGTTCATTTCCAGAAGATGAAGCAGTTTTCGTAACTTCATTTGTTTTCCTAGCCCCTTCTCCAGTCCTACAGTTTTCTTCATCGGGAACAGCTGCAGGTGAACCATCTCCCTCATCAAACCCTGTTAGCATGTCTTTTAAGTCATTGCTCTGCCATGATTCAGTATTCACATCAGTAGTAACATTTGTCCGGTAAGTATCATTCTTCTCCTTCAAGTTACGATCGAATTGTTCCTGCGTCTCTAAAAGCACAGGAGAAGAAGCCCTGCTATTCATGACTGAGTGATCTTCAAGAGATCCTCCACTGGCAATTTGTACTGGACTTCTACCTCGATTTGGGATCTTAACAATGAACTTATGACTATTAGACTCAGCCATAGGAGCATCCACAGCCTTTTCACATGTTAAACCAGACTGTGATATTTTTTCTGATGCAAGATTTCTGTTAAAAGAAGAATTTTTGCCTGATCCAGTTTCCCTTTGAACACCAGATGACCCTGGGAAACCATTATTGGATTTCCGGTGTCGGGAAGAATTACCCGAGATCTTAGAGACTGATCCAGAACCAGCTGCAGAACTTCTTGCATCCTCCTTTACAGAAAGTCCACCAGCCTTTGCATGGTCACTAGAACAAGACTGACTATTGTTGTGGGACTGACTCGAACTGCTGCTTTTCTCATCCTTTGCTGTTGTTGGAGGATCAGAGGTGCCAACAACAGCAGCATTTCGTACTTGCACATCTTTTAAATTTGCACTGGCAGAAGCAGGCGATATTGCTGCCTTCATAGATCCCAGTGATGAAGAAGCAGACTTGGTAGCAGTCTCTCCTTGAGCAATCTTAACAGAACCAGTTTTAGAGGCAGAAACCTGTGTGACCAAATTCTTCATGGCAACCTCAGCTGATCCAGAATGCTTGTTTCCACTGTGAGAAACCTCCGAAAGTCGAGACCTTGCAGACCAGGGAACAGCTTGGTTTGAGCCACACTTGGCATCCATCTCAGCCTCAACTCTttttttccatgtatcaacTAAACTCCTTGCTTTCTTCTGTATATCTATGTTCTTATGAGTGCGCAAATGATTCACAGACTTGCCAATGTTACACATCTGTAGAGCTGTGAGATTTACAGGTAACTTATCAAGTGCTCGAAGTAAGGTTAATAGAAAATCATCAACTGATCTATCATCCTTGGAGCCACTACCATCACCAGTCTTCCCTTTGTGGACTTCCTGGAGCCATTCATCAAAAACACGCAACCCTCTGAGCTGAACAAAATGACTAAGACAGTCAAACTTGTCAGTAGCTGATATTACACTAGCAAGCATTGACCGGCTCACCaagtctattttcttttcatttctctcAGGCACCATGAGATGAATCAATTTCTCAACTGCTTCATAATCTTCTAGGCCCCCCTTTTCAGCCATCTTTGcaatctcaatttttaaattaatttctcgtCTACCATGACCAGAATCCCCATCATCTATTTTACTAGTGCATTCCCGTTTGACAGGCTCAGAACCTTGATCACCACGctcccttttctttcccttaCCCTGAGAAGGAAATGAAGCACTGTTCTGTACACTCTCTAAACTAGGTTTTAACTGTGATGTAGATGTCGGACCATTTGGAGAACATCCATCTGGCTGAACTGTAGCTTGCATTTCTAAACGTGTCTTATATAATAGATTATCTACTTCCTCTTGATGTTCCTGGAAAAGTAAGCAATATCAATTGTGAAAGTTCAAATTTGGAATAGATTATATACCTAAAAGAGAATCTATAACTCACATTAATATAATCTCGATCAGTTAGCCACCATAAACACTTGTTTGTAATGTCATAAACTCGCCGGCAAACAAGTGAGCAAATCCCAGATGGAAGTTCAACGTCTTTAGGAAGAAATGCAACTTTACATGGATGGAGTAACGAAGCAGCAGGAATCTCATCCTTATGAAAGGAATAAAAGATCTCGTTTGGCGCAGCTTCCAGCAGGATGCCTTCGCCAAGCTTTACTTCAGCAGGTCGATAAAGCCAATTCACGCCCAACTTTAACTTATTTTCTTTGCTTGCAGTCAGACACCGAATTATTCCAATGAAAGGTGGAGAATCTAGAGCTGGTTTGAAAAGAGCACAGTCACCAATGCTGATATTGCGCCCATCCTATAAGGGGGAGAGCAGGTATGCAAACTTCACCAgtgagaatatatatataatcaatttggataaaataaataaaaagggagaagaagaggaagaagaagaagcttgaTCAACAACTCAAACTTGCATTAATCAGTTACTTCTAAAAACTATCAACTTAGCTTCTTAGACTGAGCAACGTAACAGCAGTACAAGTGGCAACTCGATACAGACAAAACCAACACAAATGGCAACTAGTAATTGCTTAAACATTTAGATATGATGATGATTCCAAGAATCCATCTTTATTAGATAAGAAGAAATTCTAAATGCGTAAGTGCAGAAAAAAGATGCATATAATGACAATTCAAGCCTAATTCGTAAATCAACTATAATTCTATATGAGAAAATTCCACAAGACTTCAACACTAGCAAGAACAAGGTTCATATGCGTTCAAAACTTGCTATACTCATATCAGGGAAACCATTATACATCTAGACTGAACGAAAACTTAACAATTCGCATGCTGAAAATATGTTGTTTATATCACGCAGTCCTCTTTAAAGCCTTGGATATGTCTTAGGTACTGCTTCAACAAACATCATTATCATATAAATATGACTCCGTTGAAGATGTCCAATACATTTCTCTGGActaattttgacattttatcaGAGAAAACATCCagcaaaacaaaaatcatgTCTGTTCTCACTCATATACAAGTATGTTAAAACCTGGTTTCAAATGGGAAGACCAATACACTTGTGTTATCTAGGACAACTATCTTTTTCCATATAATAGAACAGGATGCATTACAGGAAACTCGCAAGACTTGCCATATACAGAAAGACCTTAGAAGTCAGAAGCAAATATTGCATTTACCACATCCCAGGTCAACCATTGGAGCAATAACTCCCCAAAAAATGTATCCTTATTTTTCAAGCTCTTCCAAAATTGGAATAATTTTCCAATacaattataaatcataatgCTGGTGATTACTCATTAATCATCATTACTACCGAAAGTTAGCGAATTCCTAATATTCAGGTTCATTTACATCAATCTGTCTAAAATCCAAATATTTCTATCGTGTCCAAAACACCTTCTACCTGGAATTAATATTAGCTTGGACAAAGAAAACCCACCCCATGGCATGCTGAACGACTATAGCTCCATGTCCACAATTAAAAGTTTCAGATAAGTTAGCAGGATATTTCAGCTGTAGAATAGCTTCTAGAGGAGAAAACGAAAAAGAAGTTATTGTTATTTTAGGACACTATTCCATCCGAGGAGAGACGCCCTTCCCTATCTTACCCAACTTATTATGTGGTACAATCATTCTTCACAGCTGACAAAAATCAAGCCTAACAAAAATGTCTTGCACATACACCTCAGTAAAACAATCAacccaaaacataaaaacttaaatGCCTTCATATGAGTCAGTTAAAAATTCGAAAAATGTCCAAAACAATTCAGACAACTGACTAGATTTTACTCCAAACGAGCTCAACAAATCATCCACAAAGTTCAAACCAAGCCAACAAAACTGACGAAATTTGCGACTATTTCAACACTTCCCCTCATCAATAAAGACACCATCTCAAAATTCTCAAGCAAAATCGAACCTCTTCATTTACCAAAATCGATATGATAAAGCACCTCTCACCAAATCACCTGATAAAACAAATCAACAACCGAACAAAAAGGAAAACCTAGAACATAAAGAAAAATCTAAtccaatcaaatcaaattaagtGAAATTGATTTAGAAAGTTATACCTT
The window above is part of the Gossypium raimondii isolate GPD5lz chromosome 9, ASM2569854v1, whole genome shotgun sequence genome. Proteins encoded here:
- the LOC105800003 gene encoding uncharacterized protein LOC105800003 isoform X1; translated protein: MHGRGGDEERKKARLMWTVPTRATEVLSGDGVASLSFSSSSTVNSFSKDGRNISIGDCALFKPALDSPPFIGIIRCLTASKENKLKLGVNWLYRPAEVKLGEGILLEAAPNEIFYSFHKDEIPAASLLHPCKVAFLPKDVELPSGICSLVCRRVYDITNKCLWWLTDRDYINEHQEEVDNLLYKTRLEMQATVQPDGCSPNGPTSTSQLKPSLESVQNSASFPSQGKGKKRERGDQGSEPVKRECTSKIDDGDSGHGRREINLKIEIAKMAEKGGLEDYEAVEKLIHLMVPERNEKKIDLVSRSMLASVISATDKFDCLSHFVQLRGLRVFDEWLQEVHKGKTGDGSGSKDDRSVDDFLLTLLRALDKLPVNLTALQMCNIGKSVNHLRTHKNIDIQKKARSLVDTWKKRVEAEMDAKCGSNQAVPWSARSRLSEVSHSGNKHSGSAEVAMKNLVTQVSASKTGSVKIAQGETATKSASSSLGSMKAAISPASASANLKDVQVRNAAVVGTSDPPTTAKDEKSSSSSQSHNNSQSCSSDHAKAGGLSVKEDARSSAAGSGSVSKISGNSSRHRKSNNGFPGSSGVQRETGSGKNSSFNRNLASEKISQSGLTCEKAVDAPMAESNSHKFIVKIPNRGRSPVQIASGGSLEDHSVMNSRASSPVLLETQEQFDRNLKEKNDTYRTNVTTDVNTESWQSNDLKDMLTGFDEGDGSPAAVPDEENCRTGEGARKTNEVTKTASSSGNEHKSGKVLEPSFSSINALIDSCVKFSESNVCMPVGDDAGMNLLASVATGVDVASLIESPQRKAPFVVLSDTGNDTKLKPSSGDEVVRDQNQSVEGADDEHLKQAVGGNSWAKNADNKIGSSLEKSRELNEHLTSLSILYTADPCLENDKLKENVTTALINLPSASTAEKTTDIGDCKEHLEKKAGGVDGDSSLGTKQKGCSSVANEDKVIDPFVKVEKEVLGSSSVPSVEVDADKKKNVLEGLERSSQTHQKSPVVGHSINGTVTETSPPGFGKNTVLENVDEVKSEKDVESDTPSNAGEWETVNAQKGEHVEENLEDHKGNEPCAGPSPCVSPTVMETEQPMWPRGSNLTGEEVDEVEGTSATRDAPVTGGTDTDAKVEFDLNEGFNADEGKFGDPNNLTASGCSAPAQFSSLPFPFSSVASSVPSTITVAAAAKGPFVPPDDLLRTKGALGWKGSAATSAFRPAEPRKILDIPLGTSNTSIADVSTRKQSRPPLDIDLNVPDERVLQDLASRSFAKGTDSALDLTSTRDLTCGMVGSPSIRSSGGLDLDLNRVDEPADFGNQCTGFSRRLDVPMQPIKSLSGILNSDVTVRRDFDLNNGPAVDEVSIDPSLFSHNARSSIALSQPSVSSLRMNSTEMGNFSSWFPTENTYSSITIQSILPDREQPFPIVATGGPQRVLGPPVGATPFNPDVYREPMLSSAPAVSFPSTPFQYPLFPFGTTFPLPSTSFSAGSSTYVDSSPGGRFCFPPVHSQLLRPVGSVPSHYPRPYVVSLPDGGHSSGAENGRHWGRQGLDLNAGPGGPDIEGRDEMVPLPSRQLSVASSRTQAEEQARIHQVPGGILKRKEPEGGWNGYKQSSWQ
- the LOC105800003 gene encoding uncharacterized protein LOC105800003 isoform X2: MHGRGGDEERKKARLMWTVPTRATEVLSGDGVASLSFSSSSTVNSFSKDGRNISIGDCALFKPALDSPPFIGIIRCLTASKENKLKLGVNWLYRPAEVKLGEGILLEAAPNEIFYSFHKDEIPAASLLHPCKVAFLPKDVELPSGICSLVCRRVYDITNKCLWWLTDRDYINEHQEEVDNLLYKTRLEMQATVQPDGCSPNGPTSTSQLKPSLESVQNSASFPSQGKGKKRERGDQGSEPVKRECTSKIDDGDSGHGRREINLKIEIAKMAEKGGLEDYEAVEKLIHLMVPERNEKKIDLVSRSMLASVISATDKFDCLSHFVQLRGLRVFDEWLQEVHKGKTGDGSGSKDDRSVDDFLLTLLRALDKLPVNLTALQMCNIGKSVNHLRTHKNIDIQKKARSLVDTWKKRVEAEMDAKCGSNQAVPWSARSRLSEVSHSGNKHSGSAEVAMKNLVTQVSASKTGSVKIAQGETATKSASSSLGSMKAAISPASASANLKDVQVRNAAVVGTSDPPTTAKDEKSSSSSQSHNNSQSCSSDHAKAGGLSVKEDARSSAAGSGSVSKISGNSSRHRKSNNGFPGSSGVQRETGSGKNSSFNRNLASEKISQSGLTCEKAVDAPMAESNSHKFIVKIPNRGRSPVQIASGGSLEDHSVMNSRASSPVLLETQEQFDRNLKEKNDTYRTNVTTDVNTESWQSNDLKDMLTGFDEGDGSPAAVPDEENCRTGEGARKTNEVTKTASSSGNEHKSGKVLEPSFSSINALIDSCVKFSESNVCMPVGDDAGMNLLASVATGVDVASLIESPQRKAPFVVLSDTGNDTKLKPSSGDEVVRDQNQSVEGADDEHLKQAVGGNSWAKNADNKIGSSLEKSRELNEHLTSLSILYTADPCLENDKLKENVTTALINLPSASTAEKTTDIGDCKEHLEKKAGGVDGDSSLGTKQKGCSSVANEDKVIDPFVKVEKEVLGSSSVPSVEVDADKKKNVLEGLERSSQTHQKSPVVGHSINGTVTETSPPGFGKNTVLENVDEVKSEKDVESDTPSNAAVNAQKGEHVEENLEDHKGNEPCAGPSPCVSPTVMETEQPMWPRGSNLTGEEVDEVEGTSATRDAPVTGGTDTDAKVEFDLNEGFNADEGKFGDPNNLTASGCSAPAQFSSLPFPFSSVASSVPSTITVAAAAKGPFVPPDDLLRTKGALGWKGSAATSAFRPAEPRKILDIPLGTSNTSIADVSTRKQSRPPLDIDLNVPDERVLQDLASRSFAKGTDSALDLTSTRDLTCGMVGSPSIRSSGGLDLDLNRVDEPADFGNQCTGFSRRLDVPMQPIKSLSGILNSDVTVRRDFDLNNGPAVDEVSIDPSLFSHNARSSIALSQPSVSSLRMNSTEMGNFSSWFPTENTYSSITIQSILPDREQPFPIVATGGPQRVLGPPVGATPFNPDVYREPMLSSAPAVSFPSTPFQYPLFPFGTTFPLPSTSFSAGSSTYVDSSPGGRFCFPPVHSQLLRPVGSVPSHYPRPYVVSLPDGGHSSGAENGRHWGRQGLDLNAGPGGPDIEGRDEMVPLPSRQLSVASSRTQAEEQARIHQVPGGILKRKEPEGGWNGYKQSSWQ